From Coffea arabica cultivar ET-39 chromosome 10e, Coffea Arabica ET-39 HiFi, whole genome shotgun sequence, one genomic window encodes:
- the LOC140015357 gene encoding FCS-Like Zinc finger 5-like, which produces MLLGKRQRPPMKRTTSMTEFSLDLSIATVEGGGGGVNGGVNVSQQFDPNNPCKGLDQRFMAAAAVSPSPSPRPRNLRRNSVDFTTETAHFLRACSLCKRRLIPGRDIYMYRGDSAFCSLECRQQQMNQDERKEKCSFVASKKDATNVATGSKVSTKGETVAAV; this is translated from the exons ATGTTGTTAGGAAAGAGGCAACGTCCACCAATGAAGAGGACTACAAGTATGACAGAATTTAGTCTGGATCTTAGCATCGCCACCGTGGAGGGCGGTGGTGGTGGTGTAAATGGTGGTGTTAACGTCTCTCAGCAGTTTGATCCTAACAATCCATGTAAGGGCTTGGATCAAAGGTTCATGGCAGCTGCTGCAGTCTCACCATCACCCTCACCAAGGCCAAGAAACCTTAGGCGGAATTCGGTAGATTTTACTACTGAAACTGCTCATTTCTTGAGGGCTTGCTCTCTTTGCAAACGCCGTCTGATTCCTGGCCGTGATATCTACATGTATag aGGCGATAGTGCATTTTGCAGTCTAGAGTGTAGACAGCAGCAGATGAATCAagatgaaagaaaagagaagtgcTCATTTGTGGCATCCAAGAAGGATGCTACAAACGTAGCCACAGGATCCAAAGTCTCCACCAAAGGCGAGACTGTCGCTGCCGTGTAG